From the Paramormyrops kingsleyae isolate MSU_618 chromosome 7, PKINGS_0.4, whole genome shotgun sequence genome, one window contains:
- the rln1 gene encoding prorelaxin H1 isoform X2, whose amino-acid sequence MLRLMSVILLSLCLSGGAQGVGGGAALVRDYGVKLCGREFIRAVIFTCGGSRWRRTGAGGGAPFPERPYSDPSDTEGNLSWPQAVSAEHPNRPAFSLLDVLNVLGISNDRDPEEALDSNEIGVSQARSRSTPWAYPNRRKRNFSLGLAGMCCNLGCTKNDIGRLC is encoded by the exons ATGCTTAGGCTTATGTCTGTGATTCTCCTGAGTCTGTGCCTAAGCGGCGGCGCGCAGGGCGTCGGCGGCGGCGCTGCTCTGGTCAGAGACTATGGGGTGAAGCTGTGCGGACGGGAGTTTATCAGAGCCGTGATCTTCACCTGCGGAGGGTCCCGGTGGAGACGCACGGGCGCCGGCGGCGGGG CTCCCTTCCCGGAGAGACCATACAGTGACCCATCAGACACTGAAGGGAACCTGTCCTGGCCTCAGGCCGTATCGGCAGAGCACCCCAATAGGCCTGCCTTCTCCCTCCTGGATGTTCTCAATGTGCTGGGAATCTCGAATGACCGCGACCCCGAGGAAGCACTGGACTCAAACGAGATCGGTGTGAGCCAAGCAAGGAGCCGCAGTACACCCTGGGCGTACCCTAACAGACGGAAGAGGAACTTTTCCTTGGGCTTGGCGGGGATGTGCTGCAACCTGGGCTGCACCAAAAATGACATCGGCCGTTTGTGCTGA
- the rln1 gene encoding prorelaxin H1 isoform X1 yields MLRLMSVILLSLCLSGGAQGVGGGAALVRDYGVKLCGREFIRAVIFTCGGSRWRRTGAGGGGKREPALRQPPFPERPYSDPSDTEGNLSWPQAVSAEHPNRPAFSLLDVLNVLGISNDRDPEEALDSNEIGVSQARSRSTPWAYPNRRKRNFSLGLAGMCCNLGCTKNDIGRLC; encoded by the exons ATGCTTAGGCTTATGTCTGTGATTCTCCTGAGTCTGTGCCTAAGCGGCGGCGCGCAGGGCGTCGGCGGCGGCGCTGCTCTGGTCAGAGACTATGGGGTGAAGCTGTGCGGACGGGAGTTTATCAGAGCCGTGATCTTCACCTGCGGAGGGTCCCGGTGGAGACGCACGGGCGCCGGCGGCGGGGGTAAGCGGGAGCCCGCCTTAAGGCAGC CTCCCTTCCCGGAGAGACCATACAGTGACCCATCAGACACTGAAGGGAACCTGTCCTGGCCTCAGGCCGTATCGGCAGAGCACCCCAATAGGCCTGCCTTCTCCCTCCTGGATGTTCTCAATGTGCTGGGAATCTCGAATGACCGCGACCCCGAGGAAGCACTGGACTCAAACGAGATCGGTGTGAGCCAAGCAAGGAGCCGCAGTACACCCTGGGCGTACCCTAACAGACGGAAGAGGAACTTTTCCTTGGGCTTGGCGGGGATGTGCTGCAACCTGGGCTGCACCAAAAATGACATCGGCCGTTTGTGCTGA